A window of Castanea sativa cultivar Marrone di Chiusa Pesio chromosome 1, ASM4071231v1 contains these coding sequences:
- the LOC142619269 gene encoding thioredoxin H2: MGSIISSFLGGGATAEEAAATSSETSSSRILSFHSPARWQLHFNNSKDSSQLMVIDFAASWCGPCKFMEPAIHAMASKFTEVEFAKIDVDELPDVAQEFQVQAMPTFVLVKNGKEVDRVVGAKKDELEKKIEKHKAIQAAV; the protein is encoded by the exons atgGGATCTATAATATCAAGCTTCTTAGGAGGCGGCGCAACCGCAGAGGAAGCAGCAGCGACATCATCGGAGACATCATCATCTCGCATCCTCTCCTTTCATTCTCCGGCCAGATGGCAGCTCCATTTCAACAACTCCAAAGACTCCTCCCAACTC ATGGTGATTGATTTCGCTGCGTCGTGGTGTGGGCCCTGCAAGTTCATGGAGCCCGCCATCCACGCCATGGCCTCCAAGTTCACCGAGGTCGAATTCGCAAAGATCGACGTCGATGAATTACCT GATGTGGCACAGGAGTTTCAGGTGCAGGCAATGCCGACTTTTGTGTTGGTGAAGAATGGGAAGGAAGTGGACAGGGTGGTTGGGGCCAAGAAAGATGAGCTTGAGAAGAAGATTGAGAAGCACAAGGCCATCCAAGCTGCAGTTTGA